A part of Desulfomicrobium baculatum DSM 4028 genomic DNA contains:
- the rsmD gene encoding 16S rRNA (guanine(966)-N(2))-methyltransferase RsmD, protein MRIIAGEYRGRQIRTTEGPGYRPATGKVRESLFSMLESLGVDWGETRVADIFAGSGSLGIEALSRGARDAVFVEKAAQAATLIRSNLEALGVERPRCSVAKTDALRWLGTSGCGPFELVFIDPPYGKDLLLPTLGLLLERGALAPDGIVCAEVEAGLRFENPPRQDLFLLRDKLYGQTRICVWRRN, encoded by the coding sequence GTGCGCATCATCGCCGGGGAGTACAGGGGCAGACAGATCCGCACCACCGAGGGGCCGGGCTACCGGCCCGCCACGGGCAAGGTGCGGGAGTCCCTGTTCTCCATGCTTGAGTCCCTCGGCGTGGATTGGGGGGAGACCCGGGTGGCGGACATCTTCGCGGGCAGCGGCTCTCTGGGCATCGAGGCCCTCAGCCGGGGAGCCCGGGACGCCGTCTTTGTGGAGAAGGCCGCCCAGGCGGCAACCCTGATCCGTTCCAATCTGGAGGCTCTCGGCGTTGAGCGGCCACGCTGCAGCGTGGCCAAGACAGACGCCCTGCGCTGGCTCGGCACCAGCGGCTGCGGACCGTTCGAGCTGGTCTTTATCGATCCGCCCTATGGAAAGGACCTGCTGCTTCCGACCCTGGGGCTGCTGCTGGAACGCGGAGCGCTCGCGCCGGACGGCATTGTGTGCGCCGAAGTGGAAGCGGGGCTCAGGTTCGAGAACCCCCCGAGGCAGGACCTCTTTCTTCTTCGAGACAAACTTTACGGGCAA